One genomic region from Silvibacterium dinghuense encodes:
- a CDS encoding GGDEF domain-containing protein — protein sequence MMHRWRLPEWGLRRTVLLLLALAPLLSPLVKPYPDYYFMYPCQLVIGLLAGVCCLVAARRNPGAERQWRLLSAVVFLASFFYGYLTLGHFHSVYPKTGLFSQQIHEGIRSANFSLRLGLILLAVSFFRWEEDWRVRALDATLLVLCVATLFPAEQSGQSFGHGELRQALNFLLFFLFACIAQAAAVSNTSEALRGFFRAVTIYLWAGVVIRFLIDIVDYTLLPKPYLLPTDLLGPLPEILLCEFALRKPPRPQTGPQTGASPLEWAFIGNMQASILAIGTAAVALFVLQRHLVWYVFFLVLIVTCYAVRTHVFYSLLLREQQRLQVQARQMETLAITDPLTGIGNRRWFERQVLSCLAAPEPPAVVVMLIDTDSFKGINDRFGHHSGDAVLCRVAEVLQDVIGRIEGACCSRLGGDEFAAMLPGVTAAQAQDAAESFRKKIADLDFEASLFRDAKHDGALEKATVSVGVAAVQGHRIEFGTLLRWADAALYRAKADGRNCVRLIDLSSMDAMDVLSAVESFPRIGRDPNLFADIP from the coding sequence ATGATGCATCGCTGGCGGCTGCCGGAATGGGGGCTGCGGCGCACGGTCCTGTTGCTGCTCGCGCTCGCGCCGCTGCTGTCGCCGCTCGTCAAGCCGTATCCCGACTACTACTTCATGTACCCCTGCCAGTTGGTCATAGGGTTGCTGGCAGGGGTCTGCTGCCTGGTCGCGGCGCGACGCAATCCCGGCGCGGAACGGCAATGGCGGCTGCTGAGCGCAGTGGTGTTTCTCGCCTCCTTCTTTTACGGGTACCTGACTCTCGGTCATTTTCATTCGGTCTATCCGAAGACGGGACTGTTTTCTCAGCAGATCCACGAGGGGATCCGCTCTGCCAACTTCAGTCTCAGGCTGGGGCTCATCCTGCTGGCGGTTTCCTTCTTTCGCTGGGAAGAGGACTGGCGGGTGCGGGCGCTGGATGCGACGCTGCTCGTCCTCTGCGTCGCGACTCTGTTTCCGGCGGAGCAGAGCGGGCAGAGTTTCGGGCACGGTGAGCTTCGCCAGGCGCTGAACTTCCTCCTCTTCTTCCTGTTCGCCTGCATTGCGCAGGCCGCCGCTGTCTCCAACACCTCGGAGGCGCTGCGCGGATTCTTCCGGGCGGTCACGATCTATCTCTGGGCCGGCGTTGTCATCCGGTTTCTCATCGACATCGTGGACTACACGCTGCTGCCCAAGCCCTACCTGCTGCCCACGGACCTGCTGGGGCCGCTGCCCGAGATCCTGCTTTGCGAGTTCGCCCTGCGCAAGCCGCCCAGGCCCCAAACCGGACCACAGACCGGGGCAAGCCCCCTGGAATGGGCCTTCATCGGCAATATGCAGGCTTCGATTCTCGCCATCGGGACCGCGGCTGTGGCCCTGTTTGTCCTGCAGCGGCATCTTGTCTGGTATGTGTTCTTCCTGGTTCTGATCGTCACCTGTTATGCGGTGCGAACGCACGTGTTCTATTCCCTGCTGCTGCGCGAGCAGCAGCGGCTGCAGGTGCAGGCGCGGCAGATGGAGACTCTGGCCATCACCGATCCTTTGACCGGCATCGGCAACCGGCGCTGGTTCGAGCGGCAGGTTCTGAGCTGCCTGGCTGCTCCCGAGCCTCCGGCGGTCGTCGTGATGCTGATCGATACGGACTCGTTCAAAGGGATTAACGATCGGTTCGGACATCACTCCGGCGATGCTGTGCTTTGCCGGGTGGCGGAAGTGCTGCAGGATGTGATCGGCCGGATCGAAGGGGCCTGCTGCTCGCGGCTGGGAGGAGACGAGTTTGCTGCGATGCTGCCGGGAGTGACCGCGGCGCAGGCTCAGGATGCCGCCGAGAGCTTCAGGAAGAAGATCGCGGACCTGGATTTCGAGGCGTCCCTGTTTCGCGATGCGAAGCACGATGGCGCTCTCGAAAAGGCTACGGTCAGCGTCGGCGTCGCCGCGGTGCAGGGACATCGCATCGAGTTTGGAACGCTGCTTCGCTGGGCGGATGCGGCGCTGTATCGCGCGAAGGCCGACGGCCGCAATTGCGTGCGCCTCATCGACCTGAGCAGCATGGATGCGATGGATGTGCTGTCTGCGGTGGAGAGCTTTCCCCGGATAGGCCGCGATCCGAATCTCTTTGCCGATATTCCCTAG
- a CDS encoding NAD(P)H-dependent flavin oxidoreductase, whose translation MGQRFYESPLHRSLRFAARAGATLPVFMAPMSGASPVSLASAIANAGGMGACGALLMSPQAISSWADEFRQHSSGPFQINLWVPDPPPVRDAAAEERQRAFLGSWGPEIPADAGDTPLQDFEAQCLALLQAKPRVISSIMGLFPPSFVDEMKAQGILWFATATTAAEARAAEAAGADVIVAQGAEAGGHRGAFHAANAEAEAVGLFALLPQVCDAVSLPVIATGGISDGRGIAAALVLGASAVQIGTGFLRTPEAGIHPTYADRLEKTEAHDTRLTRAFSGRTGRAVRTRYVEEAAARGPAPAPYPVQRALTRSMRDEAAAQNDPERMQMWAGQATSLARPLPAATLLQTWWEDALTYLR comes from the coding sequence ATGGGACAGAGGTTTTACGAAAGCCCTCTCCATCGCTCTCTTCGCTTTGCGGCACGCGCCGGGGCCACGCTGCCCGTGTTCATGGCTCCGATGTCCGGCGCGTCGCCGGTTTCGCTCGCCTCCGCGATCGCCAATGCGGGAGGCATGGGCGCATGCGGCGCGCTCCTGATGTCTCCCCAGGCGATCTCTTCCTGGGCAGACGAATTCCGGCAGCACAGCAGCGGTCCGTTCCAGATCAATCTCTGGGTGCCCGATCCGCCTCCGGTCCGCGATGCCGCAGCGGAAGAACGTCAGCGCGCCTTTCTCGGCTCCTGGGGACCGGAAATTCCCGCGGACGCAGGCGATACGCCGTTGCAGGACTTCGAAGCACAGTGTCTTGCCCTGCTACAGGCAAAGCCTCGCGTCATCTCGTCGATCATGGGTCTCTTCCCGCCCTCCTTTGTCGACGAGATGAAGGCGCAGGGCATCCTCTGGTTTGCAACGGCGACCACCGCGGCAGAAGCACGCGCAGCCGAAGCAGCAGGCGCGGACGTGATCGTTGCCCAGGGCGCGGAAGCCGGGGGCCATCGTGGCGCATTCCATGCCGCAAACGCGGAAGCAGAAGCCGTAGGCCTCTTCGCATTACTGCCGCAGGTCTGCGACGCGGTGTCTCTTCCAGTCATTGCGACAGGAGGCATCTCGGATGGCCGGGGCATCGCAGCAGCTCTGGTCCTGGGCGCAAGCGCCGTCCAGATCGGCACAGGTTTTCTGCGCACACCCGAAGCCGGGATTCATCCCACCTATGCGGACAGGCTGGAGAAGACAGAAGCGCATGACACGCGCCTCACCCGGGCCTTCTCAGGGCGTACCGGCAGAGCCGTCCGCACCCGCTATGTCGAAGAAGCGGCAGCCAGAGGACCAGCGCCGGCTCCATACCCCGTGCAGCGGGCTCTCACGCGCAGCATGCGGGACGAAGCCGCCGCCCAGAATGATCCGGAGCGTATGCAGATGTGGGCCGGTCAGGCTACCTCTCTCGCCAGGCCGTTGCCCGCCGCCACTCTCCTGCAAACCTGGTGGGAAGACGCATTGACCTATCTCCGCTAG
- a CDS encoding nuclear transport factor 2 family protein, with translation MSATSSLPGWLARAIGALQDGNIGGWMEIYTPDAIHEFPFAPTNALRRLEGRDDIAAYMSQIPARIRFGSLSDIRVREAGDELIVEATGHHRRVADDTPREISYVWFITLRDGRVAHFRDYMNPLQLSTL, from the coding sequence ATGTCAGCTACTTCTTCGCTGCCCGGATGGCTCGCCCGCGCCATCGGTGCGCTGCAGGATGGGAATATCGGCGGCTGGATGGAAATCTACACGCCCGACGCTATCCACGAGTTTCCGTTCGCTCCCACAAACGCGCTACGCCGCCTTGAAGGACGGGACGACATCGCGGCCTATATGAGCCAGATTCCGGCCCGCATCCGCTTCGGCTCGCTCAGCGATATCCGTGTGCGCGAAGCCGGCGACGAGCTCATCGTCGAAGCCACTGGCCATCACCGGCGCGTCGCGGACGACACGCCAAGAGAAATCAGCTATGTCTGGTTCATAACCTTGCGCGACGGCCGAGTGGCGCACTTCCGCGACTACATGAATCCGTTGCAGCTCTCGACGCTCTAG